One Coffea arabica cultivar ET-39 chromosome 5e, Coffea Arabica ET-39 HiFi, whole genome shotgun sequence DNA segment encodes these proteins:
- the LOC113688132 gene encoding citrate synthase, glyoxysomal — protein MENLDSSVVARSRLAVLSAHLSASASHDHSDAVPSSILERSCVSAQSVPPPPNVKGALTIIDERTGKKYQVQVSEEGTIKATDLKKITAGPIDKGLKLYDPGYLNTAPVRSSICYIDGDAGILRYRGFPIEELAEGSSFVEVAYLLMYGNLPSESQLADWEFAISQHSAVPQGILDIIQAMPHDAHPMGVLVSAMSALSVFHPDANPALRGQDLYKSKQVRDKQIVRILGKAPTIAAAAYLRMAGRPPVLPSNNLSYSENFLYMLDSLGNRLYKPNPRLARVLDILFILHAEHEMNCSTAAARHLASSGVDVYTALAGAVGALYGPLHGGANEAVLKMLSEIGTVDKIPEFIEGVKNRRRKMSGFGHRVYKNYDPRAKVIKKLAEEVFSIVGRDPLIEVAIALEKAALSDEYFVKRKLYPNVDFYSGLIYRAMGFPTEFFPVLFAIPRMAGYLSHWRESLDDPDTKIMRPAQVYTGVWLRHYMPLKERMIAKEVDRLGQVSVSNATRRRLAGSGA, from the exons atggaGAATTTGGATTCTTCGGTAGTGGCTCGTAGCCGTTTAGCGGTGCTCTCGGCTCACCTCTCAGCTTCAGCTTCGCATGACCATTCCGACGCCGTTCCGTCCTCAATTCTGGAACGTTCCTGCGTCTCCGCTCAATCCGTCCCGCCTCCGCCCAACGTTAAGGGTGCGTTGACGATCATCGATGAACGGACCGGTAAAAAGTACCAGGTCCAGGTCTCTGAAGAAGGCACTATTAAAGCCACCGATCTCAAAAAg ATAACTGCAGGACCAATTGACAAGGGGCTCAAACTTTATGATCCAGGCTACCTGAACACAGCTCCTGTTCGCTCATCAATTTGCTACATTGATGGAGATGCAGGGATTCTTAGATACAGAGGCTTCCCAATTGAGGAGCTGGCTGAAGGAAGTTCCTTTGTCGAAGTGGCTTACCTCTTGA TGTATGGCAATCTACCATCTGAAAGTCAGTTGGCAGATTGGGAGTTTGCTATTTCACAACATTCAGCTGTCCCACAGGGTATTTTG gaTATCATACAGGCAATGCCTCATGATGCTCATCCAATGGGTGTGCTCGTCAGTGCCATGAGTGCTCTCTCTGTCTTTCATCCTGATGCCAATCCTGCTCTTAGA GGCCAAGACTTATACAAGTCCAAGCAAGTTAGAGATAAACAAATAGTCCGCATACTTGGGAAG GCACCTACAATTGCAGCAGCAGCCTATTTAAGAATGGCGGGAAGGCCACCTGTTCTTCCATCAAACAATCTTTCTTACTCGGAGAACTTCCTATACATGCTTGATTCATT AGGTAATAGGTTGTATAAGCCCAATCCTCGTCTTGCTCGTGTTCTCGATATCCTTTTTATATTACATGCAGAACATGAAATGAATTGTTCCACAGCAGCTGCTCGACATCTGGCTTCAAG TGGTGTTGATGTATACACTGCTCTTGCCGGAGCAGTGGGAGCACTGTATGGTCCTCTTCATGGTGGAGCCAATGAG GCTGTGCTTAAGATGCTGAGTGAGATTGGAACAGTTGACAAAATCCCGGAATTCATCGAGGGTGTGAAGAACAG GAGGCGCAAGATGTCTGGTTTTGGACACCGTGTATACAAGAATTATGATCCCAGGGCTAAGGTCATAAAGAAGCTGGCAGAAGAAGTATTTTCAATTGTTGGCCGGGATCCTCTCATTGAG GTTGCAATTGCTTTGGAGAAAGCTGCCCTTTCAGATGAGTACTTTGTTAAGCGAAAGTTGTATCCTAATGTTGACTTTTACTCTGGGCTAATATATAG GGCAATGGGTTTCCCCACGGAGTTCTTTCCTGTTTTATTTGCCATTCCTAGAATGGCTGGGTATTTATCTCATTGGCGAGAGTCTCTAGATGATCCTGACACAAAAATAATGAGACCTGCACAG GTCTATACTGGTGTCTGGTTGCGGCACTATATGCCACTGAAAGAGCGGATGATTGCAAAGGAGGTGGATAGACTTGGCCAAGTTTctgtttccaacgccaccagaAGGCGTTTGGCTGGTTCTGGAGCCTAA